The following proteins are co-located in the Chlorogloeopsis sp. ULAP01 genome:
- a CDS encoding type I restriction-modification system subunit M N-terminal domain-containing protein: MLTNTENSNNQELVGFIWSIADKLRGPYRPPQYRRVMLPLIVLRRLDSVLEPTKNDIKSLEADIMAMLGEVV, encoded by the coding sequence ATGTTGACAAATACAGAAAATTCTAATAATCAAGAGTTAGTCGGTTTTATCTGGAGCATTGCTGATAAACTTAGAGGCCCTTACCGTCCACCCCAGTACCGACGGGTGATGTTGCCTCTAATTGTCTTGCGTCGTTTAGATTCTGTTCTAGAACCTACTAAAAATGATATTAAATCTTTGGAGGCGGACATTATGGCGATGTTGGGGGAAGTGGTTTAA
- a CDS encoding type II toxin-antitoxin system Phd/YefM family antitoxin: protein MKQITLVELPETVQNLINQAQKTGETLTIIQNGIPFAIISPIKKNKRAAFGAMKDSGKITGDIVEPTSNLVTWDVLL from the coding sequence ATGAAACAAATTACCCTTGTAGAACTTCCCGAAACCGTCCAAAACCTAATTAACCAAGCCCAAAAAACAGGCGAAACTCTCACCATCATCCAAAATGGTATCCCCTTCGCCATCATTTCCCCCATCAAGAAAAACAAAAGAGCTGCCTTCGGAGCGATGAAAGATAGCGGTAAAATTACAGGAGATATTGTCGAGCCTACTTCAAATCTAGTTACTTGGGATGTACTATTATGA
- a CDS encoding restriction endonuclease subunit S — translation MEQTELILNQQISYAANIGDMAILTFNACFPDSIVGFLPSKMTEIFFLYYLFSSMKKQFLSTAVLNTQLNLNIERISNLFTVIPPLDEQVKITKFLEKELQNIDQQKAKIKEAIELLKEYRTALITNAVTGKIDVRQFPIP, via the coding sequence GTGGAGCAGACAGAATTAATTTTAAATCAGCAAATTTCTTATGCCGCAAATATAGGAGATATGGCAATTTTAACCTTTAATGCTTGTTTTCCTGATAGTATTGTTGGTTTTCTCCCATCAAAGATGACAGAAATATTTTTTCTTTACTATCTTTTTAGTTCTATGAAGAAGCAATTTTTGTCAACGGCTGTTTTAAATACACAGTTAAATCTAAATATTGAAAGAATAAGCAATTTATTTACAGTTATTCCTCCTCTAGATGAACAAGTAAAGATAACTAAATTTTTAGAAAAAGAACTTCAAAATATTGACCAACAAAAAGCCAAAATTAAAGAAGCCATAGAACTATTAAAAGAATATCGCACCGCCCTCATCACCAACGCCGTCACAGGTAAAATAGATGTGCGACAATTCCCTATCCCCTAA
- a CDS encoding PIN domain-containing protein yields the protein MKLLLDTHIWIWYLLGDLHLSENLQKVISDEINELWLSPISIWETLLLTEKGRLNPKANSRTMDSK from the coding sequence ATGAAACTTTTACTAGATACCCATATCTGGATTTGGTATCTTCTCGGCGATCTCCACCTTTCAGAAAATCTACAAAAAGTGATCTCTGACGAAATAAATGAACTGTGGCTAAGTCCTATCAGCATTTGGGAAACCCTCTTACTTACTGAAAAAGGAAGACTTAATCCTAAAGCCAACTCCAGAACAATGGATTCAAAATAG
- a CDS encoding PIN domain-containing protein: protein MKKEDLILKPTPEQWIQNSLQQLDTKEAPLSNDIAILSRQLDLVHQDPADRFIAATAIHYELTLVTVDGNLTKATCLNTLS, encoded by the coding sequence CTGAAAAAGGAAGACTTAATCCTAAAGCCAACTCCAGAACAATGGATTCAAAATAGTCTACAGCAACTAGATACAAAAGAAGCCCCCTTATCCAATGACATTGCGATTTTAAGCCGTCAATTAGATTTAGTACATCAAGATCCCGCAGATCGTTTTATTGCAGCAACCGCAATTCATTACGAACTTACTCTTGTCACCGTAGACGGAAACTTAACTAAAGCCACTTGTCTTAATACATTGAGTTAA
- a CDS encoding UPF0175 family protein, whose product MALTISDEELESIQLSDEIREKALKKAKEGYVMALLEVGEITSGRAAKILGISRLEMIEMMNRWGISIFDDSQTLEELR is encoded by the coding sequence ATGGCTTTAACAATTTCAGATGAAGAGTTGGAAAGTATTCAGCTTTCGGATGAGATTCGAGAAAAAGCTTTAAAAAAAGCTAAGGAAGGGTATGTAATGGCTTTATTGGAGGTAGGAGAAATTACCAGTGGCAGGGCAGCAAAAATCCTTGGTATTTCTCGTTTAGAAATGATTGAAATGATGAATAGATGGGGGATTTCTATTTTTGATGATTCGCAGACTTTGGAGGAATTACGTTAA